The following coding sequences lie in one Pontibacter sp. G13 genomic window:
- a CDS encoding group 1 truncated hemoglobin, with protein MESASLFDRLGGMAAVNAAVDIFYQKVLADETVNGFFANIEMGAQSGKLKMFLAYAFGAPMPYSGKNMREAHAHMKLTEAHFGAVAGHLVATLQELEVPQELIDEVVAIALTTKDDVLNVPVQTES; from the coding sequence ATGGAGTCAGCTTCTCTCTTTGATCGTTTGGGCGGCATGGCAGCCGTCAATGCAGCTGTAGACATCTTTTACCAAAAGGTATTGGCAGATGAAACCGTCAACGGATTTTTTGCCAATATCGAAATGGGTGCCCAGTCAGGTAAACTCAAGATGTTTCTCGCCTACGCTTTCGGAGCGCCTATGCCTTATTCAGGCAAGAACATGCGCGAAGCCCACGCCCACATGAAATTGACCGAAGCCCACTTCGGAGCGGTTGCCGGCCATTTGGTCGCCACCCTTCAGGAGTTGGAGGTTCCTCAAGAATTGATTGATGAAGTGGTCGCCATTGCATTGACCACAAAAGACGACGTCTTGAACGTGCCTGTTCAGACTGAGTCGTGA
- a CDS encoding isochorismatase family protein translates to MKKSTIVFTVFAVAIALATFNFTTRSTPTEAKGPGAHFVPKDPKTDNLLTSENTVLLVIDWQEEMLGMVRNMDREVLTNNIQAMIKTADVFDIPVIESTIGVELGANQPTVSNIKEFIPSDVENIDRISLNAWQNQAVVDAVAATGRKKVLITGLWTSGCPTYTALDALQDGYEVYILTDLMGDATTDAHNRAIDRMVQAGAIPFTWEGAGAEILRAYTHPKAMQDEEIEGGFVGIMKEHFYPFAGKY, encoded by the coding sequence ATGAAAAAGTCAACCATCGTATTTACGGTATTTGCCGTAGCCATCGCACTGGCAACCTTCAATTTCACGACTCGCTCCACTCCAACTGAGGCCAAGGGTCCGGGCGCACACTTCGTACCCAAAGATCCCAAGACCGACAATCTCCTCACGTCCGAAAATACCGTGTTGTTGGTAATCGACTGGCAGGAAGAAATGCTGGGCATGGTCCGCAACATGGATCGGGAAGTTTTGACCAACAATATCCAAGCGATGATCAAAACTGCGGATGTATTCGATATTCCCGTGATCGAATCCACCATCGGAGTCGAGCTAGGAGCCAATCAACCCACGGTATCGAACATCAAGGAGTTCATCCCTTCAGATGTCGAAAACATCGACCGGATCTCTCTCAACGCTTGGCAGAATCAAGCAGTCGTGGATGCAGTCGCGGCGACAGGACGCAAAAAGGTGCTGATCACGGGCCTATGGACTTCCGGTTGCCCCACCTACACGGCACTGGACGCGCTTCAGGATGGGTATGAGGTCTACATCTTGACGGATCTCATGGGCGATGCCACTACCGATGCCCACAATCGTGCGATCGACCGGATGGTTCAAGCAGGTGCCATTCCTTTCACTTGGGAGGGCGCAGGCGCAGAGATTCTTCGTGCCTACACCCATCCAAAAGCCATGCAGGATGAGGAAATCGAAGGCGGTTTCGTCGGAATCATGAAAGAGCACTTCTACCCATTCGCAGGCAAATACTAA
- a CDS encoding carboxymuconolactone decarboxylase family protein, whose protein sequence is MSKVESFNDYRSRMNDRILGSESKILKRIFNLDTNTFKAGALPSKTKELAGLSASMVLRCDDCIKYHIGSAIEAGATEAELIEVFEIATLVGGTIVIPHLRRAYEYMDEVLGSSAEASEA, encoded by the coding sequence ATGAGCAAGGTTGAGTCCTTCAATGACTACCGCAGCCGGATGAATGACCGGATTTTGGGATCAGAGAGTAAGATCCTAAAGCGCATTTTCAACTTAGACACCAATACTTTCAAGGCGGGTGCGTTACCAAGCAAGACCAAGGAGTTGGCGGGATTATCAGCTTCTATGGTACTTCGCTGCGATGATTGCATCAAATATCATATCGGCTCAGCCATCGAAGCAGGAGCCACCGAAGCGGAGTTGATCGAGGTTTTCGAGATTGCCACCTTGGTAGGCGGTACGATTGTGATTCCCCATCTTCGCCGCGCTTACGAATACATGGATGAAGTACTCGGCTCATCGGCCGAAGCTTCCGAAGCATAG
- a CDS encoding alginate export family protein produces MNLSPSISLALLVIMTGFASLFAQPGPIKHLRYQDNFSHLEADTMPKRGLDRLKLIQVGEKGRLSIGGEYRIWWDTRIHANFGDLPPGMKSDPNGQFQQRSMLHANYETGNRIRVFGQIHSNWEWGSPNPPVPEIAYDQFGIHQLFLDFSDKSGRHTLRIGRQELSFGNEMLISSREGPNNRLSFDGISFLIRSPARMIHLLAATPVINQPGVFDNQHVEEWIWGAYGQWRLKQATHLDAYYFGMYSARRAYQFRPGTQHRHTIGSRVWNHGKYWYYDVEGMAQTGQFLDEWIAAFNVTGELRYIFRDQFWAPMVGMGASYVSGDLQPNDGMLNTFDPLYPKPVYGLAAPQGPSNISHINPMVGIQPLPSLFINARYYWLGRTSIHDGTYAPSMMQVRPTPDAESQALGGGHQYALDLFYLPNPHWAFISFISYLTPGNYIRETGAGKPIFFASGAVQWKF; encoded by the coding sequence ATGAATTTGTCCCCATCCATCAGCCTTGCTCTGCTTGTGATCATGACAGGCTTTGCAAGTCTGTTTGCTCAGCCCGGTCCAATCAAGCATTTGAGATATCAAGATAATTTCAGCCACCTTGAGGCAGACACGATGCCCAAGCGCGGGTTGGACCGTCTTAAGCTGATCCAAGTCGGCGAGAAGGGTCGTCTGTCGATTGGCGGAGAATACCGGATCTGGTGGGATACGCGCATCCATGCCAATTTTGGCGACCTTCCTCCCGGTATGAAGTCAGATCCTAATGGCCAATTTCAGCAGCGCAGCATGCTTCACGCCAACTATGAAACTGGGAATCGAATCCGGGTATTTGGCCAGATTCACAGCAATTGGGAATGGGGATCGCCCAATCCGCCCGTTCCGGAGATTGCCTACGATCAATTTGGGATTCACCAGCTCTTCCTGGATTTCAGCGACAAATCGGGAAGGCATACGCTGCGGATCGGTAGGCAGGAGCTAAGCTTTGGCAATGAAATGCTCATTTCCTCACGGGAAGGCCCCAACAATCGCTTGTCATTTGACGGAATATCCTTCTTGATTCGAAGTCCAGCGCGTATGATCCACCTATTGGCAGCGACCCCAGTGATCAATCAGCCCGGCGTGTTCGATAATCAACATGTTGAAGAATGGATTTGGGGAGCCTATGGGCAATGGAGATTGAAGCAGGCGACTCATTTGGACGCCTATTATTTCGGCATGTATTCAGCGCGTCGAGCTTATCAATTCCGTCCGGGTACTCAGCATCGCCATACGATCGGCAGTAGAGTCTGGAACCACGGGAAATACTGGTACTATGATGTAGAAGGTATGGCGCAGACGGGGCAATTTTTGGATGAATGGATTGCTGCATTCAATGTGACGGGAGAACTGCGCTACATTTTTCGGGATCAATTTTGGGCTCCGATGGTCGGAATGGGGGCCAGCTATGTTTCAGGCGATTTACAACCCAATGATGGCATGCTCAATACGTTCGATCCGCTTTACCCAAAACCCGTGTATGGACTGGCAGCTCCACAAGGTCCCAGCAATATCTCGCACATCAATCCCATGGTGGGAATCCAGCCTTTGCCAAGCCTGTTCATCAACGCTCGCTACTATTGGCTCGGTCGGACCAGCATTCATGACGGGACTTATGCGCCCAGCATGATGCAAGTTCGCCCTACTCCTGATGCGGAAAGTCAGGCGTTGGGGGGCGGCCATCAATATGCTTTAGACCTCTTCTATCTGCCCAATCCACACTGGGCATTCATAAGCTTCATTTCATATTTGACTCCGGGAAATTATATCCGAGAGACTGGGGCGGGCAAGCCGATCTTCTTTGCTTCTGGGGCGGTGCAGTGGAAGTTTTAA
- a CDS encoding sulfotransferase domain-containing protein produces MLIISNGAYKSGSTWLFHILNHLTDGSAPPEPFRNPKWKKPSLKPGDSLNQFLASGIYEQTDILSKNHLSISDLQKCPPYLGANFKIFNITRDYRDVVVSAYFHAIREGLPYEHFWAYYWFQGRKLHKDVKEKNVAFAEILKAHPLDAVELSYEGLKKDFAKEVRMAAKILDIELSDDQISELQQATSFNSMRSKSDGESVVHGKQFFRKGVVGDFSKYYSKLMLRDFEGIENSSGGNWVNSVADALYPIRRLLLGIYFRVLTIRRRFFAKPANP; encoded by the coding sequence ATGCTGATCATCTCAAATGGAGCGTACAAAAGCGGCTCAACTTGGCTGTTTCATATTTTGAATCATTTGACCGATGGTTCCGCACCGCCTGAACCTTTCCGGAATCCAAAATGGAAAAAACCCTCTTTGAAGCCCGGAGACTCTCTGAATCAGTTTTTGGCTTCTGGGATCTATGAACAAACGGATATTCTTTCCAAGAATCACCTCAGCATCTCCGATCTTCAAAAATGCCCCCCCTATCTAGGCGCCAATTTCAAGATCTTCAATATCACTAGGGATTATAGAGATGTTGTGGTTTCAGCTTATTTCCATGCTATCCGAGAGGGGCTTCCCTATGAGCACTTTTGGGCATACTACTGGTTTCAAGGCAGAAAACTCCACAAAGATGTCAAGGAGAAGAATGTCGCATTTGCCGAAATCCTGAAAGCGCACCCATTGGATGCAGTCGAACTAAGCTATGAGGGACTGAAAAAGGATTTTGCCAAGGAAGTCAGAATGGCCGCTAAGATCCTTGATATAGAGTTGTCAGATGATCAGATTTCCGAGCTCCAACAGGCGACCTCCTTCAATTCAATGCGCTCCAAGAGTGATGGTGAATCTGTCGTTCACGGGAAGCAATTTTTCCGAAAAGGAGTAGTAGGGGATTTTTCCAAATATTACTCCAAGCTTATGCTTCGGGACTTTGAGGGAATTGAAAATTCGTCGGGAGGGAATTGGGTAAACTCGGTTGCAGATGCACTTTATCCTATCCGAAGACTGCTTTTGGGAATCTATTTCAGAGTGCTGACCATTCGGAGAAGGTTCTTTGCAAAGCCTGCCAATCCATAA
- a CDS encoding phosphoglycerate kinase, which produces MKFITDAPVAGRRALIRVDFNVPLNQDLEVTDDRRVREAIPTIKHILENGGSCVLMSHLGRPKDGPEDKFSLRHVISTLQKYVDAEVKFADDCVGAEALELATNLQPGQILLLENLRFYKEEKKGDAEFAMKLAKYGDYYVNDAFGTAHRAHASTYTVAKLFEEKYCGLLLKKEIENADKVMNSDARPVCAIMGGAKVSDKIMIIESLMDKVDYILIGGGMAYTFLRAKGYKVGKSLMEEDKITVAAQLLKTAVAKNTKILTPVDSVCSDVFGEDGKVAVVRNEEFPDDMMGLDIGPETFQYYYDTIMDSKVILWNGPMGVFEMEKFSKGTQAVGEAIVDATKKGAFSLIGGGDSAAAVAKFGMEDDVSYVSTGGGALLEYLEGKVLPGIEALG; this is translated from the coding sequence ATGAAGTTCATTACTGACGCTCCAGTAGCAGGAAGACGCGCATTGATCCGGGTGGATTTCAACGTGCCTTTGAACCAAGACCTCGAGGTGACGGATGACCGCCGCGTTCGCGAAGCGATTCCTACAATCAAACATATTCTCGAAAATGGCGGCTCCTGTGTCCTCATGTCCCACTTGGGAAGACCCAAAGATGGACCAGAAGACAAGTTCTCCCTTCGCCATGTGATTTCCACCTTGCAGAAGTACGTCGATGCAGAAGTGAAATTCGCCGATGACTGCGTAGGTGCAGAAGCCCTCGAATTGGCCACCAACCTTCAGCCGGGACAGATCCTACTCCTGGAAAACCTCCGATTCTACAAGGAAGAGAAGAAAGGCGATGCAGAATTCGCGATGAAGCTGGCCAAATACGGCGACTACTACGTGAATGATGCATTTGGTACGGCTCACCGTGCGCACGCTTCTACCTACACCGTAGCCAAACTCTTTGAAGAGAAATACTGCGGATTGTTGCTCAAGAAGGAGATCGAAAACGCCGACAAGGTGATGAACTCCGACGCTCGTCCAGTATGTGCGATCATGGGAGGTGCCAAGGTATCCGACAAGATCATGATCATCGAAAGCCTCATGGACAAGGTGGATTACATCCTCATCGGTGGAGGAATGGCCTACACCTTCTTGCGCGCCAAAGGCTACAAAGTCGGCAAATCCCTCATGGAGGAAGACAAGATCACGGTAGCCGCTCAGCTCCTCAAAACAGCTGTTGCCAAAAATACCAAGATCCTGACTCCAGTAGATTCTGTCTGCTCTGACGTATTCGGCGAGGATGGCAAAGTGGCCGTCGTTCGCAACGAAGAATTCCCAGACGATATGATGGGATTGGACATCGGACCCGAGACTTTCCAGTACTATTACGACACCATCATGGATTCCAAGGTTATCCTGTGGAACGGACCGATGGGTGTATTTGAAATGGAAAAATTCTCCAAAGGAACCCAAGCTGTCGGCGAAGCGATTGTAGACGCGACCAAAAAAGGCGCATTCTCCCTGATTGGTGGTGGTGACTCTGCTGCTGCTGTCGCCAAATTCGGCATGGAAGACGACGTATCCTACGTCTCTACCGGTGGCGGTGCCCTCCTCGAATACCTCGAAGGAAAGGTTCTCCCAGGCATCGAAGCCCTCGGCTAG